One region of Armigeres subalbatus isolate Guangzhou_Male chromosome 3, GZ_Asu_2, whole genome shotgun sequence genomic DNA includes:
- the LOC134226878 gene encoding F-box/LRR-repeat protein 20-like encodes MNETTCDNRLKKQPSSLYNTCIRYVARNLKKYKHIEYLEVLPPLIKNALVLNVTRVHGGFQDDELLEMLLNITLTRINLSSSTITDRTLLSLAEKCPNLKSLTLTQGDYRFSRRGLETVVRQLKHLQQLSVRNCTLVDDELVALLAQNCPRLDLMDFECCANVTDRSADSIKRLKLTKLNLSRTRISDQFLMAIANAECGCSLEDLNVGHCRITGAGLGRLPWDTIKYIGFEGCEIDDLDFIGMNKNLKYIQWTISN; translated from the exons ATGAACGAGACAACTTGTGATAATCGACTGAAGAAGCAGCCATCATCGTTATACAATAC GTGTATTCGATACGTTGcacgaaatttaaaaaagtacAAGCACATCGAGTATTTGGAAGTGTTACCACCGTTGATCAAGAATGCCCTGGTTCTTAACGTAACTCGAGTTCACGGGGGCTTCCAGGATGACGAACTTCTGGAAATGCTGCTGAATATCACCCTCACTCGGATAAATCTGTCCAGTTCGACCATAACCGATAGGACATTGCTTTCGCTGGCCGAAAAATGTCCAAACCTTAAGAGCCTTACACTGACCCAGGGAGATTACCGATTCAGCCGTCGCGGACTGGAGACAGTCGTCCGACAGCTGAAACATCTGCAGCAGCTTTCAGTCCGGAACTGTACGCTGGTGGATGACGAACTGGTAGCCCTGTTGGCCCAGAACTGTCCCCGGCTGGATCTGATGGACTTTGAGTGCTGCGCGAACGTGACGGACCGGTCGGCCGATTCGATCAAACGACTCAAGCTGACTAAGCTGAACCTTTCGAGGACGCGCATTTCGGACCAATTCTTGATGGCGATCGCCAACGCGGAGTGCGGTTGCTCGTTGGAGGACCTTAACGTCGGCCACTGTAGGATTACGGGTGCGGGCCTGGGGAGACTGCCTTGGGATACGATCAAGTACATCGGATTTGAGGGATGCGAGATAGATG ATCTTGACTTCATAGGAATGAACAAAAACCTCAAGTACATACAATGGACTATATCCAATTGA
- the LOC134223995 gene encoding mitochondrial import inner membrane translocase subunit Tim8 encodes MADFDAAKGAVDPELQDFLMAEKQKAQLSAQIHEFNDICWDKCMDKPGSKLDSRTETCLNNCVNRFIDTSLFITTRFAQTLQKSQSGM; translated from the exons ATGGCTGATTTTGACGCTGCGAAAGGTGCCGTTGATCCCGAGCTGCAGGACTTCCTGATGGCCGAGAAGCAGAAGGCACAGCTCAGTGCACAG ATCCACGAATTTAACGACATTTGCTGGGATAAATGCATGGACAAGCCCGGAAGTAAATTGGACAGCCGCACCGAGACCTGCTTGAATAATTGCGTCAATCGATTTATCGACACATCGCTTTTCATCACGACGCGATTCGCACAGACACTGCAGAAAAGCCAATCTGGGATGTGA